A genomic segment from Luteibacter aegosomatis encodes:
- a CDS encoding GH92 family glycosyl hydrolase, with amino-acid sequence MVTRRRFLQGMAAATAVGQFGSLTALASGVQQATNAPSASGGTAVDGVLGYVDVFVGTGGHGHTFPGATRPFGMVQLSPDTYNAQWDGSSGYHQGDGSIMGFSHTHLSGTGAADMLDVLVMPAMGPVLLQPGDRDYDGVNYVSRFDAKKAGGEKAEKGYKTGIKGYRSHYTGEQAHPGYYRVKLTKHDILAELTATLRAGMHRYTFGKDGDAHLLVDLAHGYQDNPQEPTRVSDVEMRLVGNDTLVGGRRVWQWASGRVIYFAMKLSRPAKSVTLYSNDKALPAGSTEAKGDKLKAALHFDHASKEPLLVKVGISGVDIDGAMRNVDGEIPDWNFDGVRASAEAEWTAELSKIRMDSSSDKVKRTFYSSLYHTMLAPTVFSDIDGRYRGMDKAVHTLPENRHNYSTYSLWDTYRAAHPLYTLYQSDRVPDLVDGLVRLAVESPSGAPVWPLQGIETVCMIGYHSAVVVAEAQAKGFKGIDYAKGWPVFRRRAMQDDYFGLSYYRKLGFIPSDKEGEAVSKTLEYAYDDWAVASMAEALGHADEAAALRKRSQNYAHVFDKDKQFVRPIDVDGKWIEPFDPIAIGHSTKWRDFTESNAWQATFLNQHDVYNYMKLFGGEQAFEKKLDGLFNADPTLPDNAPPDIAGMVGQYAFGNEPGHHMPYLYAYTGAHHKTQARVRMLLDTMYLPEPDGLPGNEDCGQMSAWYIMSAMGLYPVDPVSTNYVFGSPVIDRAQIAVGGGRTLTIEAKENGEGRPYIQSVTWNGQPWTKSWISHAELVAGGTLSFTMGDKPNESFGKALADRPPSYGAPADKQA; translated from the coding sequence ATGGTTACCCGTCGACGTTTTCTCCAGGGCATGGCCGCGGCGACCGCCGTCGGTCAGTTCGGTTCCCTCACCGCGCTGGCCAGCGGCGTTCAACAGGCCACGAACGCGCCTTCCGCGAGCGGCGGCACCGCCGTGGACGGCGTGCTGGGTTACGTCGACGTCTTCGTCGGCACGGGCGGCCACGGTCACACCTTCCCCGGTGCGACGCGGCCGTTCGGCATGGTGCAGCTGAGCCCCGATACCTACAACGCGCAGTGGGACGGTTCGTCCGGTTACCACCAGGGCGACGGTTCGATCATGGGCTTCTCGCACACGCATCTGTCGGGCACCGGCGCCGCCGACATGCTCGACGTGCTGGTGATGCCCGCGATGGGCCCGGTGCTGTTGCAGCCCGGCGACCGCGACTACGACGGCGTGAACTACGTATCGCGCTTCGACGCGAAGAAGGCCGGCGGCGAGAAGGCGGAGAAGGGCTACAAGACCGGCATCAAGGGCTATCGTTCGCATTACACCGGCGAGCAGGCGCACCCGGGCTACTACCGCGTCAAGCTGACCAAGCACGACATCCTCGCCGAGCTGACCGCGACGCTGCGCGCGGGCATGCACCGCTACACCTTCGGCAAGGACGGCGACGCCCACCTGCTGGTCGACCTGGCCCATGGCTACCAGGACAACCCGCAGGAACCGACGCGCGTCAGCGACGTGGAAATGCGCCTGGTCGGCAACGACACGCTGGTCGGCGGCCGTCGCGTATGGCAGTGGGCGAGCGGTCGCGTCATCTATTTCGCGATGAAGCTCTCGCGCCCGGCCAAGTCGGTCACGCTGTACTCGAACGACAAGGCGTTGCCGGCCGGCAGCACCGAAGCCAAGGGCGATAAGCTCAAGGCCGCGCTGCACTTCGACCATGCGTCGAAGGAGCCGCTGCTGGTGAAGGTGGGCATCTCCGGCGTGGACATCGATGGCGCCATGCGCAACGTCGACGGCGAAATCCCGGACTGGAACTTCGATGGCGTGCGCGCCTCCGCCGAGGCCGAATGGACCGCCGAACTGTCGAAGATCCGCATGGATTCGTCGTCGGACAAGGTCAAGCGCACGTTCTACAGCTCGCTCTACCACACGATGCTCGCGCCCACGGTGTTCAGCGACATCGACGGCCGTTACCGCGGCATGGACAAGGCGGTGCACACGCTGCCGGAAAACCGCCACAACTACAGCACGTATTCGCTGTGGGATACCTACCGCGCCGCGCATCCGCTGTACACGCTCTACCAGAGCGACCGCGTGCCCGACCTCGTCGACGGCCTCGTGCGCCTGGCGGTCGAGAGCCCGAGCGGTGCGCCGGTGTGGCCGCTGCAGGGCATCGAAACCGTCTGCATGATCGGCTATCACTCCGCCGTGGTCGTGGCCGAAGCACAGGCCAAGGGCTTCAAGGGCATCGACTATGCCAAGGGCTGGCCGGTGTTCCGCCGTCGCGCCATGCAGGACGACTACTTCGGCCTGAGCTACTACCGCAAGCTCGGCTTCATCCCCAGCGACAAGGAAGGCGAGGCGGTCAGCAAGACGCTCGAGTACGCGTACGACGACTGGGCCGTGGCCTCCATGGCCGAAGCGCTGGGCCATGCCGACGAGGCGGCGGCACTGCGCAAGCGTTCGCAGAACTACGCCCACGTGTTCGACAAGGACAAGCAGTTCGTCCGCCCGATCGACGTCGACGGCAAGTGGATCGAACCGTTCGATCCGATCGCCATCGGCCATTCGACGAAGTGGCGCGACTTCACCGAATCCAACGCGTGGCAGGCGACCTTCCTCAACCAGCACGACGTGTACAACTACATGAAGCTGTTCGGTGGGGAGCAGGCGTTCGAGAAGAAGCTCGACGGCCTCTTCAACGCCGATCCCACGCTGCCCGACAACGCGCCGCCGGACATCGCCGGCATGGTGGGCCAGTATGCGTTCGGCAACGAGCCGGGCCATCACATGCCCTACCTCTATGCCTACACGGGCGCGCACCACAAGACGCAGGCGCGCGTGCGCATGCTGCTCGACACGATGTACCTGCCCGAGCCCGACGGCCTGCCCGGCAACGAAGACTGCGGCCAGATGAGCGCGTGGTACATCATGAGTGCCATGGGCCTCTATCCGGTCGATCCGGTCAGCACTAACTACGTGTTCGGCAGCCCGGTGATCGACCGCGCGCAGATCGCGGTCGGCGGCGGTCGCACGCTCACCATCGAAGCGAAGGAGAACGGCGAGGGTCGTCCGTACATCCAGTCGGTGACCTGGAACGGCCAGCCGTGGACGAAGAGCTGGATCTCCCACGCCGAACTCGTCGCCGGTGGCACGCTGAGCTTCACGATGGGCGACAAGCCCAACGAGAGCTTCGGCAAGGCACTCGCGGACCGTCCGCCGTCGTACGGCGCGCCGGCCGACAAGCAGGCTTAA
- a CDS encoding basic secretory family protein has protein sequence MRFVVPLLAVLVAAPAFADTTVTYQPQGYTLNVTDKQSGVARSTVDAMVATFFTIYPQESRDFNPNASKTVNIVLDPAYDGVAATANATETYGASYMISHPTDTDTVTHESMHIVQDYGSQNIPGWMVEGIADYARYRYGVNNAAAGWSLGNYQSGQNYTDSYRVTARFLVWVEEHYPGAVQRFDAALRGRSYSANTWNQVTGASVDTQWARYTQNPGI, from the coding sequence ATGCGTTTCGTCGTGCCCTTGCTAGCCGTTCTCGTCGCCGCGCCGGCTTTCGCCGACACCACCGTCACCTACCAGCCGCAGGGCTACACGCTCAACGTCACCGACAAGCAGTCCGGCGTGGCCCGATCCACCGTCGATGCGATGGTGGCCACCTTCTTCACCATCTATCCGCAGGAAAGCCGCGACTTCAATCCGAATGCGTCGAAGACGGTCAACATCGTGCTCGATCCCGCCTACGACGGCGTGGCCGCCACGGCGAACGCTACCGAAACCTACGGCGCGAGCTACATGATTTCGCACCCGACGGACACCGACACGGTGACCCACGAGTCGATGCACATCGTGCAGGACTACGGTTCGCAGAACATCCCGGGCTGGATGGTCGAGGGCATCGCCGATTACGCGCGCTATCGCTACGGCGTGAACAATGCGGCGGCCGGCTGGTCGCTCGGCAATTACCAGTCGGGCCAGAACTACACCGACAGCTATCGCGTGACCGCGCGTTTCCTCGTATGGGTGGAAGAGCATTACCCGGGAGCGGTGCAGCGCTTCGATGCGGCGTTGCGCGGTCGCTCGTACAGTGCGAACACGTGGAACCAGGTCACCGGGGCGAGCGTGGATACGCAGTGGGCGCGGTATACGCAGAACCCCGGAATCTAA
- a CDS encoding MFS transporter, translating to MDATPRPRDATMDTDVPARLDRLRWGRFHTLVAVALGITWLLDGLEVTITGAIAGALKSSPVLHLTDAQVGLAGSLYLVGAVGGALFFGWLTDRLGRKKLFTLTLGLYLAATAATAFSPNFGLFVVFRMLTGAGIGGEYAAINSAIQELIPARYRGHTDLVINGSFWLGAALGAVGAVGLLDTGIVSPEIGWRLTFGLGALLGLVILVLRHWVPESPRWLMLHGRIEEAEAVATQIERRLGAAPPDTPLPRLRLKPHVLTLADVGRTLFRDYPRRTVLGLVLMATQAFFYNAIFFTYALVLGRFYGVADADVGLYLLPFAAGNFLGPLLLGRLFDTLGRRPMIVATYALSGLLLFATAWLFVHGRLDARMQTVAWSVVFFFASAAASAAYLTVSESFPLELRALAIALFYAFGTALGGVVGPWLFGELIGTGQRASIGWGYALGAGLMVVGATAAGWLGIAAERRSLEDVAAPLGRADG from the coding sequence ATGGATGCCACGCCACGCCCCCGCGACGCGACCATGGACACCGACGTCCCCGCGCGGCTGGACCGCCTGCGCTGGGGCCGTTTCCACACGCTGGTGGCCGTGGCGCTGGGCATCACCTGGCTGCTCGACGGCCTGGAGGTGACCATCACCGGCGCCATCGCCGGCGCGCTCAAGTCCAGTCCGGTGCTGCACCTGACCGACGCACAGGTCGGACTGGCAGGCAGCCTGTACCTGGTGGGCGCGGTGGGGGGCGCACTGTTCTTCGGTTGGCTCACCGACCGGCTGGGCCGCAAGAAGCTCTTCACCCTCACCCTGGGCCTCTACCTCGCGGCGACGGCCGCTACCGCGTTTTCGCCGAACTTCGGACTGTTCGTCGTCTTCCGCATGCTCACCGGCGCGGGCATCGGCGGCGAGTACGCCGCGATCAATTCCGCCATCCAGGAGTTGATACCCGCGCGCTACCGGGGGCACACCGACCTGGTCATCAACGGCAGCTTCTGGCTCGGCGCCGCGCTGGGCGCGGTGGGCGCCGTGGGCCTGCTCGACACCGGCATCGTCTCGCCCGAGATCGGCTGGCGGCTCACCTTCGGCCTGGGCGCCCTGCTCGGCCTGGTCATCCTCGTGCTGCGCCACTGGGTACCGGAGAGCCCGCGCTGGCTCATGCTGCATGGGCGCATCGAGGAAGCCGAGGCGGTGGCGACGCAGATCGAGCGGCGCCTCGGCGCCGCGCCGCCCGACACGCCGCTGCCCCGGCTACGCCTGAAGCCGCACGTCCTCACCCTCGCCGACGTCGGGCGCACGCTGTTCCGCGACTATCCCCGCCGCACCGTGCTGGGCCTGGTGCTGATGGCCACCCAGGCGTTCTTCTACAACGCCATCTTCTTCACCTACGCGCTGGTGCTGGGACGCTTCTACGGCGTGGCCGATGCCGACGTCGGCCTGTACCTCCTGCCGTTCGCCGCTGGCAACTTCCTCGGACCGCTGCTGCTCGGTCGCCTGTTCGACACGCTCGGGCGACGGCCCATGATCGTGGCCACGTACGCGCTTTCCGGCCTGCTGCTCTTCGCCACCGCCTGGCTGTTCGTGCACGGCCGGCTCGACGCCCGCATGCAGACGGTGGCCTGGAGCGTGGTGTTCTTCTTCGCGTCCGCCGCGGCCAGCGCGGCGTACCTCACGGTGAGCGAAAGCTTCCCCCTGGAACTGCGCGCCCTGGCGATCGCCCTGTTCTACGCTTTCGGCACGGCGCTGGGCGGTGTCGTGGGCCCCTGGCTGTTCGGCGAACTGATCGGCACCGGCCAGCGCGCGTCCATCGGCTGGGGCTACGCCCTCGGTGCCGGGCTGATGGTGGTCGGCGCGACGGCCGCCGGCTGGCTGGGCATCGCCGCCGAGCGGCGCTCGCTCGAGGACGTGGCGGCCCCGCTCGGCCGGGCCGACGGTTAG
- the cfa gene encoding cyclopropane fatty acyl phospholipid synthase translates to MGNAASLKARAQVLLEQAGVTIGGRRPTDIAVHDERTYTRVFAHGSLGLGEAYMDGWWDAADLPGFFARVLSSHIDESLRTLDTLLMHLRAKFLNMQRGEHAWEVGRQHYDLGNDLFEAMLGKRLVYSCGYWAQANDLDAAQEAKLDLICRKLRLQPGQHVLDIGCGWGEALKFAAERYGVSGVGVTISKEQAEYARELCKDLPVEIRLQDYRELDEPFDAILSVGMFEHVGPKNYRAWFEVARRCLRADGLALLHCIGSNGHPGRPDPWIEKYIFPNSMIPAMSQVAAALEDLFVVEDWHNFGADYDRTLMAWLANVDAAWPTLRERYDERFRRMWHFYLACSAGVFRSRRDQLWQITLSPRGVPGGYRVPR, encoded by the coding sequence ATGGGCAACGCCGCGTCACTGAAGGCCCGCGCGCAGGTCCTGCTCGAACAGGCCGGCGTCACCATCGGCGGGAGACGACCCACCGACATCGCGGTGCACGACGAACGAACGTACACGCGCGTGTTCGCGCACGGCTCGCTGGGGCTGGGCGAGGCCTACATGGACGGCTGGTGGGATGCCGCCGACCTGCCCGGTTTCTTTGCCCGCGTGCTGTCCTCGCACATCGACGAATCGCTGCGCACGCTCGACACCCTGCTCATGCACCTGCGCGCCAAGTTCCTCAACATGCAGCGCGGCGAACACGCCTGGGAGGTGGGCCGGCAGCATTACGACCTGGGCAACGACCTCTTCGAAGCCATGCTCGGCAAGCGCCTGGTCTACTCCTGCGGCTACTGGGCGCAGGCGAACGACCTCGACGCCGCGCAGGAAGCCAAGCTCGACCTCATCTGCCGCAAGCTGCGCCTGCAGCCGGGCCAGCACGTGCTCGACATCGGTTGCGGCTGGGGCGAGGCGCTGAAATTCGCCGCCGAGCGCTATGGGGTGAGCGGCGTGGGCGTCACCATCTCGAAGGAGCAGGCCGAGTACGCGCGCGAGCTGTGCAAGGACCTGCCCGTGGAGATCCGCCTGCAGGACTACCGCGAGCTCGACGAACCGTTCGACGCGATCCTTTCCGTGGGCATGTTCGAACACGTGGGACCCAAGAACTACCGCGCCTGGTTCGAGGTGGCGCGACGCTGCCTGCGGGCCGACGGCCTCGCCCTGCTCCATTGCATCGGCAGCAACGGCCATCCCGGCCGCCCCGACCCGTGGATCGAGAAATACATCTTCCCCAACTCGATGATCCCGGCGATGAGCCAGGTGGCCGCGGCACTGGAAGACCTCTTCGTGGTGGAGGACTGGCACAACTTCGGCGCCGACTACGACCGCACCCTCATGGCCTGGCTCGCCAACGTCGACGCCGCTTGGCCGACGCTCCGCGAGCGATACGACGAACGCTTCCGGCGCATGTGGCACTTCTACCTGGCCTGCTCCGCCGGCGTCTTCCGCAGCCGCCGCGACCAGCTCTGGCAGATCACCCTCTCGCCACGGGGCGTGCCGGGCGGCTACCGCGTGCCGCGCTGA
- the crcB gene encoding fluoride efflux transporter CrcB: protein MGYTGFLAVGVGGMCGCWLRWWLALALNPIFPSVPFGTLAANLVGALLMGIALAVFDHFQSLPVEVRLLVATGFLGGLTTFSTFSAEASGLLLRQQYGWFVVHVGVNLLGSLLMTIGGLVITRGILKQFH from the coding sequence GTGGGCTATACCGGTTTCCTCGCCGTCGGCGTCGGCGGCATGTGCGGGTGCTGGCTACGCTGGTGGCTGGCCCTCGCGCTCAATCCGATCTTCCCTTCCGTGCCCTTCGGCACGCTGGCCGCCAACCTGGTCGGCGCCTTGCTCATGGGCATCGCCCTGGCCGTCTTCGACCATTTCCAGTCGTTGCCGGTGGAGGTCCGCCTGCTCGTCGCCACCGGTTTCCTCGGCGGCCTGACCACTTTCTCGACGTTTTCGGCCGAAGCGTCCGGCCTGCTGCTTCGACAGCAGTACGGATGGTTCGTGGTGCACGTGGGCGTGAACCTGCTGGGGTCGTTGCTGATGACCATCGGCGGCCTCGTCATCACCCGAGGGATACTGAAGCAGTTCCACTGA
- a CDS encoding multidrug effflux MFS transporter → MTTAIRHTRRYLPFLLAALTMIGPFSIDAIFPGFPDIGRTFGVGEVALQQLLSVYLLSYAVMSLFHGAISDAYGRKPVIVVAMAVYTVATVGAALATGFGTLMACRVLQGVSGGAGIVVGRAVVRDTMQGEEAQRMMSKVMMIFGIAPAIAPIVGAWLLGIDGWRGIFWALSGFTVLLTLATWRFLEESHPLGKRTIFRPRPLLRSYFGILRDLPFWPLAIAASINFSGLFLYVASAPHLIRDLLHLGADGFPWLFVPVVSGMVFGAFVSGRVAGRVSAIRTVGWGYVAMLSSCAISIVLAVLLPEPRVPWSTLPLALYGCGVQLAFPTITILLLDRFPDQRGAVSSVQTFGSLIVTAFVAGVLSPMLSANMLWLALGSLAICLTGLSGWVWYVAMDRRRVARASAAAAVEVAKEVEMDEPM, encoded by the coding sequence ATGACCACCGCGATCCGTCACACGCGGCGCTACCTGCCGTTCCTGCTCGCGGCCCTGACCATGATCGGGCCGTTCTCGATCGACGCCATCTTCCCCGGGTTTCCCGACATCGGCCGCACGTTCGGGGTGGGCGAGGTGGCGCTCCAGCAGTTGTTGAGCGTCTACCTGCTGTCGTACGCGGTGATGAGCCTGTTCCACGGCGCCATCTCCGACGCTTACGGCCGCAAGCCGGTGATCGTGGTGGCGATGGCGGTGTACACGGTCGCCACCGTCGGCGCGGCGTTGGCCACCGGTTTCGGCACGCTGATGGCCTGTCGCGTGTTGCAGGGCGTCAGCGGCGGCGCGGGCATCGTGGTGGGCCGTGCGGTGGTGCGCGACACCATGCAGGGCGAAGAAGCCCAGCGCATGATGTCCAAGGTGATGATGATCTTCGGCATCGCGCCGGCCATCGCGCCGATCGTGGGCGCGTGGTTGTTGGGCATCGACGGATGGCGGGGCATCTTCTGGGCGCTGTCCGGCTTCACGGTGCTGCTCACGCTGGCGACGTGGCGCTTCCTCGAGGAATCGCATCCCCTGGGCAAGCGCACGATCTTCCGTCCGCGACCGCTCCTGCGCAGCTACTTCGGCATCCTTCGCGACCTGCCGTTCTGGCCGCTGGCGATCGCCGCCTCGATCAACTTCTCCGGCCTGTTCCTTTACGTCGCCTCGGCGCCGCATCTCATCCGCGACCTGCTTCACCTGGGCGCCGACGGATTCCCCTGGCTGTTCGTGCCGGTGGTGTCGGGCATGGTGTTCGGCGCCTTCGTCTCCGGCCGCGTGGCGGGGCGGGTGAGCGCGATCCGCACGGTCGGCTGGGGCTACGTGGCGATGCTGTCGTCGTGCGCCATCAGCATCGTGCTGGCCGTGCTGCTGCCCGAGCCGCGCGTGCCCTGGTCCACGTTGCCGCTGGCGCTCTACGGCTGCGGCGTGCAGCTGGCCTTCCCCACCATCACCATCCTGCTGCTCGATCGTTTTCCCGACCAGCGCGGGGCGGTGTCGTCGGTGCAGACCTTCGGCAGCCTGATCGTCACGGCGTTCGTCGCGGGCGTGCTGTCGCCGATGCTGTCGGCGAACATGCTGTGGCTGGCGCTGGGATCGCTGGCGATCTGCCTGACGGGTCTGTCGGGGTGGGTCTGGTACGTGGCGATGGATCGCCGGCGCGTGGCGCGTGCGTCGGCGGCCGCGGCGGTCGAGGTGGCGAAGGAGGTCGAGATGGACGAGCCGATGTAG
- a CDS encoding YbdD/YjiX family protein, with translation MSHRIWKWAVQTARLCCGVPDYDVYVKHLREHHPERRVPTYSEFFRERQEARYRGTGGRCC, from the coding sequence ATGAGCCATCGCATCTGGAAATGGGCGGTGCAGACCGCCCGCCTCTGCTGCGGCGTGCCGGATTACGACGTATACGTGAAGCACCTGCGCGAGCATCATCCGGAGCGGCGCGTGCCGACGTATTCGGAGTTCTTCCGGGAGAGGCAGGAGGCGCGGTATCGGGGGACCGGGGGGCGTTGCTGTTGA